A part of Geoanaerobacter pelophilus genomic DNA contains:
- a CDS encoding cache domain-containing protein produces MRRYSIRTKLTVGALTPFFVALIVCSLTGLYIIDSRIAHQAQEKVRTDLNSAREAYQNELARIDELVQLTGSLPYSAAAVASGDPKAIQTLLLPLQKRQKLDFLTVVDRNGRVLYRAHNPAHAGDDIRSRRSVALALQGQAVRGTELFTSEELMGEQQELASRATIEAVATPRARPSPMTVEHSGMLLVAAAPVLDANGVVVGALTGGVLLNRNNALVDKIKDTVYEGVKFNNKDVGTATIFLGDLRIATNVMTPDNRRAIGTRLSEEVYKRVIVEKAKWVGKAFVVTDWYLTAYEPILDLGGEPVGSLYVGMLEKPYAELKKEVNLIFGAVVLICTLAGLAISGFIGRQLSRPVKDLEQLARRVAAGERDLQIEVRTADELEDLADEFNQMTRALDQRETEVRDLNRSLEQKVHERTAQLEEQSRLLLQTQTDLARAAKLADLGVMAAGVAHEINTPLAIIRGNTEVLEMGIPPEHPNREEIDIISRQTERMAKIVGNLLTFAREKKLRQGSVAIHALLDDIVAQIGFKSPMSGITVTRNYDPELVTVPGDGDQLRQVFSNLILNAVQSMPSGGVLTLTTSRSPGGDICMVDVADTGCGISGEDQDKIFSPFFTTKESGSGLGLSVSYGIVKDHGGEICVNSAEGEGAVFRVSLSIAPQGKDSAAQE; encoded by the coding sequence ATGCGACGCTATTCCATCCGAACCAAGCTGACCGTCGGCGCTCTTACCCCTTTTTTCGTGGCGCTCATTGTCTGCTCTCTCACCGGACTGTACATCATCGATTCCAGGATCGCCCACCAGGCTCAGGAAAAGGTCAGGACTGACCTCAATTCGGCCCGCGAAGCCTACCAGAACGAGCTGGCACGTATCGACGAACTGGTACAGCTTACGGGCAGTCTTCCATACTCCGCCGCTGCCGTTGCCTCAGGCGATCCGAAGGCCATACAGACCTTGTTGCTGCCTTTGCAGAAACGGCAGAAACTGGATTTCCTGACTGTAGTCGATCGGAACGGCCGGGTCCTCTATCGTGCGCATAATCCGGCGCATGCCGGAGACGACATTCGCTCCAGACGCTCCGTGGCACTGGCGCTTCAGGGCCAGGCGGTCAGGGGAACTGAGCTTTTTACGTCGGAAGAGCTGATGGGCGAACAGCAGGAACTTGCAAGCCGGGCCACCATAGAGGCGGTGGCAACGCCCCGGGCCAGGCCGTCGCCCATGACAGTGGAGCACTCTGGCATGTTGCTGGTCGCCGCCGCACCGGTACTGGACGCGAATGGTGTTGTTGTGGGGGCGCTGACCGGCGGGGTGCTGCTGAACCGGAACAACGCCCTGGTGGACAAGATCAAGGACACCGTCTACGAAGGAGTGAAATTCAATAACAAGGATGTGGGGACTGCCACGATCTTTCTCGGCGATCTTCGTATCGCCACCAATGTCATGACGCCGGACAACCGGCGGGCTATCGGCACCAGGCTCTCGGAAGAAGTCTACAAGCGGGTGATTGTGGAAAAGGCAAAGTGGGTGGGCAAGGCCTTTGTCGTTACCGATTGGTATCTCACCGCCTACGAGCCGATCCTGGATCTTGGTGGCGAGCCGGTCGGCTCTCTGTACGTGGGGATGCTGGAAAAACCGTATGCGGAACTGAAAAAAGAGGTGAATCTTATTTTTGGTGCTGTCGTGCTGATCTGTACTCTCGCCGGTCTGGCCATCTCCGGCTTCATCGGCAGGCAGCTTTCTCGGCCGGTCAAGGACCTGGAGCAGTTGGCCAGACGGGTGGCGGCCGGCGAGCGTGATCTGCAGATCGAGGTCCGGACCGCCGATGAACTGGAAGACCTGGCCGATGAATTCAACCAGATGACCAGGGCGCTGGATCAGCGGGAAACAGAGGTGCGGGACCTCAACCGCAGCCTCGAGCAAAAGGTCCATGAGCGAACGGCCCAGCTGGAGGAGCAGAGCCGGCTATTGCTGCAGACCCAGACCGACCTTGCCCGCGCCGCCAAGCTGGCTGACCTGGGGGTCATGGCTGCCGGAGTGGCCCACGAGATCAATACTCCGTTGGCCATTATCCGCGGCAATACGGAAGTTCTGGAGATGGGGATTCCGCCGGAACACCCGAACCGGGAAGAGATCGATATCATCAGCCGCCAGACCGAGCGTATGGCCAAGATAGTCGGCAATCTTCTCACCTTTGCCCGCGAGAAAAAATTGCGGCAGGGATCGGTCGCCATTCATGCCCTGCTCGATGACATTGTTGCCCAGATCGGTTTTAAGTCCCCCATGTCCGGCATCACGGTGACCAGGAACTATGACCCGGAACTGGTGACTGTTCCGGGTGACGGCGACCAGCTCAGGCAGGTCTTCAGCAACCTGATCCTTAACGCCGTGCAGTCCATGCCCTCTGGCGGGGTTCTGACCCTGACGACCAGCCGTTCGCCGGGAGGGGATATCTGCATGGTGGATGTGGCTGACACCGGTTGCGGTATCTCCGGAGAAGATCAGGACAAGATCTTTTCCCCATTTTTCACTACCAAGGAAAGTGGCAGCGGTCTCGGTCTTTCGGTATCTTACGGCATTGTAAAGGATCATGGCGGCGAGATCTGCGTTAATAGCGCCGAAGGCGAAGGAGCCGTGTTCCGGGTCTCTCTCTCGATAGCGCCGCAGGGAAAGGATAGCGCCGCACAGGAGTGA
- a CDS encoding ferredoxin family protein: protein MNIDEIFDFTSFTIDREPHIVLDDKVCAGCDVRGCTNCCPARCYTWSEAEQKMTFVYDGCLECGSCYVVCQRNAFTRWRYPRGGFGVSFRMT from the coding sequence GTGAACATCGACGAGATTTTCGATTTTACCAGTTTCACCATAGACCGTGAGCCCCACATCGTTCTGGACGACAAAGTTTGCGCCGGCTGCGATGTGCGAGGCTGCACCAACTGCTGCCCGGCACGCTGCTACACCTGGTCTGAGGCCGAACAGAAGATGACTTTTGTCTATGACGGCTGCCTGGAATGCGGTTCCTGTTACGTGGTTTGCCAGCGCAACGCATTTACCCGCTGGCGCTATCCCCGCGGTGGTTTCGGGGTCTCATTCCGGATGACGTGA
- the mftC gene encoding mycofactocin radical SAM maturase (MftC is a radical SAM/SPASM enzyme that catalyzes the first two steps in biosynthesis of the electron carrier mycofactocin from the terminal Val-Tyr dipeptide of the precursor peptide MftA.), with amino-acid sequence MSNKYVEQGLRAPVNLTWEVSLACNLRCSHCLSSSGEPAAGELTTSEALDLVEQLHQARVFQVNFGGGEPFMRPDFEEILAACHSRGIMTCISTNGTMLDAERVARLAKSRLVAIQVSLDGANSETCDAVRGKGVFTAAIEAVKLLAASSIPTSINTVLTTHNASEIPAMHELAQSLGVSLRVSRFRPSGRGADNWEQLRPTPAQLLAFSDWLAKSGDVRTGDSFFSLTSQERQGLGLNLCGAAKLTCCVGPTGNMYPCAFLQTERFKAGSLRDNTFQEIWDSSEIYESFRSLRIHSCESCNRFDQCHGGCPAVAWHLKNDINGGDPECLERCVTSIADSNKTAKAA; translated from the coding sequence GTGAGCAATAAATATGTCGAGCAGGGGCTGCGCGCCCCGGTAAACCTTACCTGGGAAGTATCGCTGGCTTGCAATCTGCGTTGCAGCCATTGCCTCTCATCCTCCGGGGAGCCTGCTGCAGGCGAACTCACTACCTCTGAGGCCCTTGACCTAGTGGAGCAGCTGCATCAGGCGCGGGTCTTCCAGGTCAACTTCGGCGGCGGCGAGCCGTTTATGCGCCCCGATTTCGAAGAGATCCTGGCCGCCTGCCACAGCCGGGGCATCATGACCTGCATCTCCACCAATGGTACTATGCTTGACGCCGAGCGGGTTGCCCGTCTGGCCAAAAGCCGGCTGGTGGCTATCCAGGTGAGTCTGGATGGTGCCAATAGCGAGACCTGTGACGCTGTCCGGGGCAAAGGGGTCTTTACCGCGGCTATTGAGGCCGTTAAGCTTCTGGCAGCATCCTCCATCCCTACCAGCATCAATACCGTCCTGACCACACACAATGCCAGTGAGATTCCGGCCATGCACGAACTGGCGCAATCGCTCGGCGTATCGCTGCGGGTCAGCCGCTTTCGCCCCTCCGGGCGCGGTGCGGACAACTGGGAGCAGTTGCGCCCTACGCCGGCTCAGCTGCTGGCCTTTTCCGACTGGCTCGCCAAGAGCGGTGACGTCCGTACCGGCGACAGTTTCTTTTCTCTGACCAGCCAGGAGCGGCAGGGCCTGGGGCTTAACCTGTGCGGCGCTGCCAAACTAACCTGTTGCGTTGGCCCCACCGGCAATATGTACCCCTGCGCCTTCCTGCAGACCGAGCGGTTCAAGGCCGGATCGCTTCGGGACAATACCTTCCAGGAAATCTGGGACAGTTCCGAGATCTATGAATCGTTTCGATCCTTGCGGATTCACTCCTGTGAATCATGCAACCGCTTCGACCAGTGCCACGGCGGTTGTCCGGCGGTGGCCTGGCACTTGAAAAATGACATCAACGGCGGAGACCCGGAGTGCCTGGAGCGCTGCGTGACCTCGATCGCCGACTCTAATAAGACGGCCAAGGCCGCGTGA
- a CDS encoding FAD-dependent oxidoreductase, producing MSKEFQAIVVGAGPAGSSAALTMARAGLDVALVERGNFPGEKNMFGGLLHRMTSIEEVFPDFWERAPLERHIAKKGTTFMTDAASFHVQHETASFDRTPYNGYTVFRPKFDRWLAEEAVKAGVTLINRSTVEDVVLKNNRVQGVTIVGRQGKLSAPVVVAADGVLSFTALKAGLRRPGFNPDQMAVGIKALFDLPKEVIDDRFGLVRDQGFANEYVGCTGGVRGGGFLYTNYDTISVGLVVHLSSLRASGKTPYDLLNAFLEQPQFTKLLKGGRLMEYSAHVIPEGGYAMIPELYGDGILVAGDAAALCNATGVNLEGINLASHSGILAAKTVVEAHAENDFSRKALKRYKDRLDLSWVMKDLKGFRNAPKMLHIDRIYNEYPELVCSMMEHVYRIDGTPKVSIPKLIMREVKEKVGIKNAFSDLLTAWRAL from the coding sequence ATGAGCAAGGAATTTCAGGCAATAGTCGTCGGCGCCGGCCCGGCAGGTTCGTCCGCGGCCCTGACCATGGCCCGGGCCGGGCTGGATGTGGCGCTGGTGGAACGGGGCAATTTCCCGGGCGAGAAGAACATGTTCGGTGGCTTGCTGCACCGGATGACCTCCATCGAAGAGGTGTTCCCCGACTTCTGGGAGCGGGCGCCGCTGGAGCGGCATATCGCCAAGAAGGGAACCACCTTCATGACTGATGCGGCGAGTTTCCATGTGCAGCACGAAACCGCCAGTTTCGATCGGACCCCGTACAACGGTTACACGGTTTTTCGTCCCAAGTTCGACCGGTGGTTGGCTGAAGAGGCGGTCAAGGCTGGTGTGACCCTGATAAACCGCTCTACGGTTGAAGATGTGGTGCTGAAGAATAACCGGGTACAAGGTGTCACCATTGTCGGTCGCCAGGGTAAGCTGTCCGCTCCGGTAGTGGTGGCAGCAGACGGTGTCCTTTCCTTTACCGCACTCAAGGCCGGGCTGCGTCGCCCTGGGTTCAACCCGGACCAGATGGCAGTCGGCATCAAAGCACTGTTCGACCTGCCGAAGGAGGTCATTGATGACCGATTCGGCCTGGTACGCGACCAGGGTTTTGCCAATGAATATGTCGGCTGCACCGGCGGCGTCCGCGGCGGCGGCTTCCTTTACACCAACTACGACACGATTTCCGTGGGGCTGGTAGTGCACCTGAGCAGCTTACGCGCCAGCGGCAAGACCCCCTACGACCTTTTGAACGCCTTCCTTGAGCAGCCGCAGTTCACCAAACTCCTCAAAGGGGGGCGGCTGATGGAGTACTCGGCCCATGTCATTCCCGAGGGGGGCTATGCCATGATCCCCGAACTTTACGGCGACGGCATTCTGGTAGCCGGAGACGCCGCTGCCCTCTGCAATGCAACAGGCGTCAACCTGGAGGGGATCAATCTTGCCTCACATTCCGGAATTCTTGCTGCCAAGACCGTAGTCGAGGCCCATGCGGAAAACGATTTCTCCCGGAAAGCACTCAAGCGTTACAAGGACCGGCTTGACCTGAGCTGGGTGATGAAGGACCTCAAAGGGTTCAGGAATGCGCCGAAGATGCTCCATATCGACCGGATCTACAACGAATATCCGGAGCTGGTCTGTAGCATGATGGAGCATGTCTACCGGATCGACGGCACCCCGAAGGTCAGCATTCCCAAACTGATCATGCGGGAAGTCAAGGAGAAGGTCGGGATAAAGAACGCCTTTTCTGACCTGCTGACCGCCTGGAGGGCATTGTGA
- a CDS encoding electron transfer flavoprotein subunit alpha/FixB family protein, giving the protein MGTSGHILAFVDLPEGLLDEAGRGLLSYASRLAAFTEMTWGAATLLSPAEETLAGFAAYGTPAVEYLVDGTSLLDTPDRLGRVLAQQISSGSATLVLLPHNDLGATLAPVLAASLDAALLTEVTTARRVNGNLQLSRSALGGRLAESRVWDASRPLIITVPVRLLSQVLLPSIKPTTPQLTAWLPAPQADDNVATIITRIPPDPQTVDLTDAEVIFSAGKGCDPATFGQLMELCKLLNVSFGVTRPVYDLGWTGFERMVGQTGRTVTPRLYLALGISGSMHHVGGIKDAKRIVAVNSDPKAPIFPNSDDGFVADLREIIPRLLDKARSACGGAA; this is encoded by the coding sequence ATGGGGACGAGCGGACACATCCTCGCTTTTGTCGATCTGCCTGAAGGCCTGCTGGATGAGGCTGGCCGGGGATTGCTCTCCTATGCATCGCGCCTGGCGGCCTTTACCGAAATGACCTGGGGAGCGGCAACCCTGCTCTCGCCGGCCGAAGAAACGCTGGCAGGCTTTGCTGCTTACGGCACCCCGGCGGTAGAATACCTGGTAGACGGCACATCGCTGCTCGATACTCCGGACCGTTTGGGGCGCGTGCTGGCGCAGCAGATATCGTCCGGGAGCGCCACCCTGGTGCTGCTCCCTCATAATGATCTCGGCGCCACTCTGGCGCCAGTGCTGGCTGCATCGCTTGATGCCGCGCTGCTGACCGAGGTAACCACGGCCCGCAGAGTGAACGGGAATCTGCAGCTCTCCCGCTCGGCCTTGGGCGGCAGGCTCGCGGAAAGCCGGGTCTGGGACGCCAGCCGACCGTTGATCATTACTGTTCCTGTACGTTTGTTGAGCCAGGTGCTGCTCCCGTCAATCAAGCCGACCACGCCGCAGTTGACAGCCTGGCTGCCTGCTCCGCAAGCCGACGACAACGTCGCTACCATCATCACCAGAATTCCTCCCGACCCCCAGACCGTAGACCTGACCGATGCGGAGGTGATCTTCAGCGCTGGCAAGGGGTGCGATCCGGCTACCTTCGGCCAGCTGATGGAACTGTGCAAGCTGCTGAATGTCTCCTTTGGCGTTACCCGACCGGTATACGACCTGGGTTGGACCGGTTTCGAGCGGATGGTGGGGCAGACCGGCCGCACCGTCACCCCACGGCTTTACCTGGCGCTCGGCATTTCCGGCTCGATGCACCATGTGGGGGGTATCAAGGATGCCAAGCGGATCGTGGCAGTCAACAGCGACCCCAAGGCGCCGATCTTTCCCAATTCCGATGACGGGTTTGTGGCAGATCTGCGTGAAATAATACCGCGCCTGTTGGACAAAGCCCGGTCAGCGTGCGGAGGTGCGGCATGA
- the mftA gene encoding variant-type mycofactocin precursor: protein METENNVTETCTEEPRILEEIQVEELAIDGICGVY from the coding sequence ATGGAAACTGAAAACAATGTAACTGAAACCTGCACTGAGGAGCCACGCATTCTGGAAGAAATCCAGGTTGAAGAGCTCGCCATCGACGGCATCTGCGGGGTCTACTGA
- the mftB gene encoding mycofactocin biosynthesis chaperone MftB (MftB, a small protein, is a peptide chaperone that assists the radical SAM enzyme MftC in performing two modifications to the C-terminal Val-Tyr dipeptide of the mycofactocin precursor peptide, MftA. MftB's role is analogous to the role of PqqD in the biosynthesis of PQQ, a cofactor that derives entirely from a Tyr and a Glu in the precursor PqqA.) — translation MATAGAGIQLHPACRVRQEGFGLLFYDSRGPRLLFAATGNLLPPDFYSVQRRRDEFPAEVTAAQQQSLQKFVNQLLEKGFLREQ, via the coding sequence ATGGCGACGGCAGGCGCTGGAATTCAGCTTCACCCTGCCTGCCGTGTCCGGCAAGAGGGGTTCGGTCTCCTGTTTTACGATTCCAGGGGACCGCGACTTCTCTTTGCCGCAACCGGCAACCTGCTTCCGCCCGATTTTTATTCGGTTCAGAGGCGCCGGGACGAGTTCCCCGCAGAGGTGACAGCCGCACAGCAACAGTCGCTCCAGAAGTTCGTCAACCAGCTGCTGGAAAAGGGGTTTCTCCGTGAGCAATAA
- a CDS encoding NUDIX domain-containing protein: protein MFEPYSHCSWCGAPFPSELPWPRHCSNCSNSSYRNPIPVVVVVVPVPAGIVVIRRNIEPQKGTLTLPGGYLDCGETWQEGARRELREETGIEVAPDKIRLYEVCNGLDDTLVIFGIAAPQPAAAVQPFYSEETAEVAVITGPIELGFTMHTQVVARYFAEQRRALQH from the coding sequence ATGTTTGAACCGTATTCCCACTGTTCCTGGTGCGGGGCACCATTCCCTTCTGAGTTGCCATGGCCGCGCCACTGCTCAAACTGCAGCAACTCGAGCTACCGGAACCCGATACCGGTGGTAGTGGTAGTGGTGCCGGTACCGGCAGGAATCGTGGTCATCAGAAGGAATATTGAGCCGCAGAAAGGAACCTTGACCCTCCCCGGAGGGTATCTGGACTGCGGCGAAACCTGGCAGGAGGGGGCACGACGTGAACTGCGGGAAGAGACAGGGATTGAGGTGGCTCCGGACAAGATAAGACTATATGAGGTCTGCAATGGGCTGGACGATACGCTGGTGATCTTCGGGATTGCCGCACCGCAACCAGCAGCGGCAGTGCAGCCGTTTTACTCGGAGGAAACTGCGGAGGTGGCGGTGATAACGGGACCGATCGAACTGGGGTTTACCATGCATACCCAGGTGGTAGCGCGCTATTTTGCCGAACAGAGACGCGCACTTCAGCATTGA
- a CDS encoding sigma-54-dependent transcriptional regulator translates to MTARILICDDEVEILSYLRKILVAKGVAVESFTSGMALLNHLENSAAETADLILLDIKMPDIDGIRVLERIRALEMEIPVLIMTAYACIGSAIEAIRLGAYDYVTKPFPKEKVLGVLENIIERKLLRQENQALKEELKKPTALKKIVFTSSRFREVHDLARQVAASEANILILGESGTGKELVAGLIHGNSRRSAGSFLSLNCAALTDTLLESQLFGHVRGAFTGAVTHQKGLLEEADGGTLFLDEIGDMSLQLQAKLLRVLQERDFIPVGDTRLRNVDVRFVAATNKDLLREVKLGRFREDLFYRLNVIPITLPPLRERKEDIEPLARHFVARFSLHMKKEVSDVSRDAIRKLIDYSWPGNIRELENVIERAMILAQGTVITADLLPLLSSEPSADSQAPGRMVSLATVEKDHIQYVLKKSGYHKSRAAGVLGIARRTLDRKIEEYGLVDSVYAEGDVC, encoded by the coding sequence ATGACAGCACGAATCCTGATCTGTGACGACGAGGTTGAAATACTGAGCTATCTGCGCAAGATCCTGGTGGCCAAAGGGGTGGCGGTGGAGTCTTTCACCTCGGGCATGGCGCTGCTCAATCACCTGGAGAACAGCGCCGCCGAGACTGCCGACCTGATCCTGCTGGACATCAAGATGCCGGACATTGACGGCATCCGGGTGCTGGAACGGATCAGGGCTCTGGAGATGGAGATCCCGGTGCTGATCATGACCGCCTATGCCTGCATCGGTTCTGCCATCGAAGCAATCAGGCTGGGTGCCTACGATTACGTTACCAAGCCGTTTCCCAAGGAGAAGGTGCTCGGGGTGCTGGAAAACATCATCGAGCGGAAGCTGCTTCGGCAGGAGAACCAGGCCCTGAAGGAGGAATTGAAGAAACCGACGGCCCTGAAAAAGATCGTCTTTACCAGTTCCCGTTTTCGCGAGGTCCATGATTTGGCGCGGCAGGTCGCGGCCAGCGAAGCCAATATCCTGATTCTCGGCGAATCTGGTACTGGCAAGGAGCTGGTGGCCGGCCTCATTCATGGCAACAGTCGGCGGAGCGCGGGCAGCTTTCTCTCGCTCAATTGCGCCGCTCTCACCGATACCTTGCTGGAAAGCCAGCTTTTCGGTCATGTGCGCGGTGCCTTCACAGGTGCGGTCACTCATCAGAAAGGGCTGCTGGAAGAGGCCGACGGCGGGACCCTTTTTCTGGACGAGATCGGCGACATGAGCCTTCAGCTCCAGGCAAAACTGCTGCGGGTCCTCCAGGAGCGCGACTTTATCCCGGTGGGCGATACCCGGCTCAGAAACGTCGATGTCCGCTTTGTTGCCGCCACCAACAAGGACCTGCTCAGGGAGGTCAAACTGGGGCGCTTTCGCGAAGACCTGTTCTACCGGCTTAACGTCATCCCTATTACGCTGCCGCCCTTGCGGGAACGGAAAGAGGATATCGAGCCGCTTGCCAGGCATTTTGTCGCCAGGTTTTCCCTCCACATGAAAAAGGAGGTCAGCGACGTGAGCCGGGACGCCATCCGCAAACTCATCGACTATTCCTGGCCCGGCAATATCAGGGAGCTGGAGAATGTCATCGAACGGGCCATGATCCTGGCGCAGGGAACGGTTATCACCGCCGATCTGCTCCCCCTGCTGAGTAGCGAGCCATCAGCGGATTCTCAAGCGCCAGGGCGTATGGTTTCGCTGGCAACGGTTGAGAAGGACCATATCCAGTACGTGTTGAAAAAGTCCGGCTATCACAAAAGCCGGGCCGCCGGTGTCCTTGGCATTGCCCGGCGGACCCTTGATCGGAAGATCGAGGAGTATGGCCTGGTGGACAGCGTCTATGCCGAAGGCGATGTGTGCTGA
- a CDS encoding mycofactocin system FadH/OYE family oxidoreductase 2, translating into MMFPYLFSPLKLGTVEVKNRISFQPHLTNLAVGNLPSERQMYYWGERAKGGAGLIITEEMSVHPTDMAYEKLIDVYHPEVIPGFKKITDYVHQYDAKIFAQLNHNGQQGDGSISRLPVWAPSPMPDVLFRETPKEMEPEDIEEVARYFAKCAIHVREGGFDGIELQFGHSSLARQFLSPLTNFRSDEYGGSLENRMRAPLRFISAVRKAVGNDFTLGVRMCADEMIPGGLDLAQVQEICAGFETSGLIDFMDLSIATFYNLYLVEGSMHTPLGYTIPLAAGVREKIKLPVFCTGRINDPVMAEKVLANGQADMIGMCRGLICDPFLPKKAFEGRMDDIRYCIACNQGCIGRIGMNKLLGCVQNPAVGREKEWGEGTLEKAAVRKKVAIVGGGPGGMWAAKMAGRRGHDVTLFDRNEVLGGQVLTAMKGAGRDEFGVIIRNEKEQVDKAGAKVKLGVEVTIEQLLADKPDVVIVATGSVPKEHPVPGADGPAIYNVWQVLNSQPELGQTVCLIDYDGHQRAAATAEYLAIQGKKVHMITASLFIGAELGPTQDLYLTRQRLLQKGVTFTPDIAVMEVAGDAGAKVIKGFNVYSNAWDEWGPFDSVVLAMGQRVDDALYQSLKGKVKELYRVGDAVAPRKVDMAIWEGHKIGREI; encoded by the coding sequence ATGATGTTCCCGTATCTGTTCTCCCCTCTAAAGCTGGGGACGGTCGAAGTGAAAAACCGGATCTCCTTTCAGCCGCACCTGACGAATCTCGCAGTGGGCAATCTTCCCAGCGAGCGACAGATGTACTACTGGGGGGAACGCGCCAAAGGTGGGGCTGGCCTGATCATCACCGAGGAGATGAGCGTCCACCCTACCGACATGGCCTACGAGAAACTGATCGACGTCTATCACCCGGAGGTGATCCCCGGTTTCAAGAAGATCACTGACTACGTGCATCAATACGACGCCAAGATCTTTGCCCAACTGAACCACAATGGTCAACAGGGGGACGGCTCTATTTCACGGTTGCCGGTCTGGGCGCCGAGCCCGATGCCAGACGTGCTGTTCCGTGAGACGCCGAAAGAGATGGAGCCGGAGGATATCGAGGAGGTGGCCCGTTACTTTGCCAAATGCGCCATCCATGTGCGCGAGGGTGGTTTTGACGGCATAGAGCTCCAGTTCGGCCACTCCAGCCTGGCGCGCCAGTTTCTGTCGCCGCTGACCAACTTCCGCAGCGACGAGTATGGCGGCAGTCTGGAAAACCGGATGCGTGCCCCGCTGCGCTTCATCAGTGCCGTGCGCAAAGCGGTGGGCAATGACTTTACGCTCGGGGTCAGGATGTGCGCCGACGAGATGATTCCCGGCGGCCTCGACCTGGCTCAGGTACAGGAGATCTGTGCCGGCTTCGAAACGTCCGGCCTGATCGATTTCATGGACCTCTCCATTGCCACTTTCTACAACCTCTACTTGGTGGAAGGCTCCATGCACACTCCACTCGGCTATACCATCCCGTTGGCGGCCGGGGTTCGAGAAAAGATCAAGCTGCCGGTCTTCTGCACCGGCCGGATCAACGATCCGGTCATGGCCGAGAAAGTACTGGCCAACGGCCAGGCCGACATGATCGGCATGTGCCGCGGTCTGATCTGCGACCCGTTCCTCCCCAAGAAGGCGTTTGAAGGACGGATGGACGATATCCGGTACTGCATCGCCTGCAACCAGGGGTGTATCGGCCGGATCGGCATGAACAAGCTGCTAGGCTGCGTGCAGAATCCGGCAGTGGGCCGGGAGAAAGAGTGGGGCGAAGGGACGCTGGAGAAGGCTGCCGTACGGAAAAAAGTCGCCATTGTCGGCGGCGGACCTGGGGGGATGTGGGCCGCCAAGATGGCCGGCCGCCGCGGCCATGATGTGACCCTTTTTGACCGGAACGAGGTTCTCGGCGGCCAGGTGCTGACAGCCATGAAAGGAGCGGGGCGCGACGAGTTCGGAGTCATCATCCGCAACGAAAAGGAACAGGTGGACAAGGCCGGCGCCAAGGTAAAGCTGGGGGTAGAGGTGACCATCGAGCAGTTGCTGGCGGACAAGCCTGACGTGGTGATCGTGGCCACTGGCAGTGTTCCCAAGGAACACCCGGTACCCGGCGCCGACGGGCCGGCTATCTATAACGTCTGGCAGGTGCTGAACAGCCAGCCGGAATTGGGCCAGACCGTTTGCCTCATCGACTATGACGGCCATCAGCGGGCGGCAGCCACCGCCGAGTACCTGGCCATCCAGGGCAAGAAAGTGCACATGATCACCGCCAGCCTCTTTATCGGTGCTGAACTGGGACCGACCCAGGATCTTTACCTCACCCGGCAGCGGCTGCTGCAGAAGGGGGTCACCTTCACTCCGGACATCGCGGTAATGGAGGTGGCAGGGGATGCCGGGGCCAAGGTTATAAAGGGTTTCAACGTCTATTCCAATGCCTGGGATGAATGGGGGCCGTTTGATTCCGTGGTCCTGGCCATGGGCCAGCGGGTTGATGATGCCCTGTACCAGAGCCTGAAAGGCAAAGTGAAGGAGTTGTACCGGGTCGGCGATGCTGTGGCTCCACGCAAGGTGGATATGGCAATCTGGGAAGGGCACAAGATCGGGAGGGAGATCTAA